Genomic DNA from Acidimicrobiales bacterium:
GCGGGCCGACCTGCTGCTGGACGTGTCGCACCGCATCCACGAGCGGCCGGAGCTGGCCTTCGCCGAGCACCACGCCCACGACCTGCTCACCGAGGTGCTGGAGGGCGAGGGGCTGGCCGTGGAGCGCTCGGCCTACGGGCTGGCCACCGCCTTCGCGGCCCGGGCCGGCACCGAGGGCCCGACGGTGGTGGTGTGCTGCGAGTACGACGCCCTGCCCGGCATCGGCCACGCCTGCGGCCACAACGTCATCGCCGCCGCCGGCCTGGGGGCCGGCCTGGCCGCCGCCGCGGTGGCCGACCAGGCCGGGGGGCGGGTCCTGGTCCTGGGCACGCCGGCCGAGGAGGGCGGCGGTGGCAAGCAGCTCATGATCGATGCCGGCGCCCTCGACGGCGTGGCCGCCGCCGTCATGGTCCACCCCGCGGGGGCCGACCTGCGGTGGATGGACACCCTGGCCATCCAGCGGGTGACGGTGACCTACCGGGGCCACGCGGCCCACGCCGCCGCCGCCCCCGAGAAGGGCCGCAACGCCCTGGACGCCGCGGTGCTGGGCTACGTCAACGTGGCCGCCCTGCGCCAGCACATCACCCCGGCCGAGCGGGTCCACGGCATCTTCACCGAGGCCGGCCAGGCCGCCAACGTGGTGCCCGACCGCGCCGTGGCCCAGTGGTACGTCCGGTCCCCGTCCCGGGACGGCCTGGCCGCCCTGCGGGAGCGGGTGGTGGCCTGCCTGCGGGCCGGGGCCGCGGCCGCCGGCTGCACCATGGAGGAGGACTGGTACGACCCGGCCTACGACGAGCTGGTGGGGGTGGAGAGCTTCGACGACCTCTACGCCGCCAACGCCGCCCGGCTGGGCCGCACCGTGCTGCGGCCCGGCCTCGACGGGGTGCCGGCCGTGGTGGGCTCCACCGACATGGGCAACGTCAGCCAGCACGTGCCGGCCATCCACCCCATGATCCAGGTGGCCCCGCCCGAGGTGGCCATCCACACCAGCGCCTTCGT
This window encodes:
- a CDS encoding M20 family metallopeptidase is translated as MSDLEGTKGRIVAEVDRRADLLLDVSHRIHERPELAFAEHHAHDLLTEVLEGEGLAVERSAYGLATAFAARAGTEGPTVVVCCEYDALPGIGHACGHNVIAAAGLGAGLAAAAVADQAGGRVLVLGTPAEEGGGGKQLMIDAGALDGVAAAVMVHPAGADLRWMDTLAIQRVTVTYRGHAAHAAAAPEKGRNALDAAVLGYVNVAALRQHITPAERVHGIFTEAGQAANVVPDRAVAQWYVRSPSRDGLAALRERVVACLRAGAAAAGCTMEEDWYDPAYDELVGVESFDDLYAANAARLGRTVLRPGLDGVPAVVGSTDMGNVSQHVPAIHPMIQVAPPEVAIHTSAFVGHARAPEGDRAVLDGAKALALTVADLWLDPAALPAVEAEFAARRPR